From the genome of Scytonema hofmannii PCC 7110, one region includes:
- a CDS encoding type I polyketide synthase yields the protein MSTPVAFSRNGLEVAIIGMAGRFPGAKNIEEFWQNLRDGVESIVSFTDEELISSGIDPDMLNDPQYVRSGAPLEDVELFDASFFGFNPREAEIIDPQQRHFLECAWQALENAGYDSKQYKGLVGVYAGAGMNSYVFNLYSNQNIKNSIDNYQLFVASDKDFLTTRVSYKLNLEGPSIDIQTACSTSLVAVHLACRSLLSGECDIALAGGVAISSSRKTGYLYREGGILSPDGHCRTFDANAQGTVSGEGVGIVVLKRLEEAIIDGDCIHAVIKGSAINNDGALKVSYTAPRIDTQAHVIKAAQVIAEVDPETITYVEAHGTGTSLGDPIEIAALTQAFHASTQKKSFCAIGSVKTNIGHLDTTAGVASLIKTVLALEHKQIPPSLHFEQSNPQIDFDNSPFYVNTALSEWKTNGTPRRAGVSSFGIGGTNAHVILEEAPDVETSSPSRPWQLLLLSAKTDSALETATTNLITHLKQHPDLNLADVAYTLQVGRRAFDHRRMLVCQNFDDAVKVLETKDSQRVFTHFQEPCNRQVVFMFPGQGAQYVEMGRELYETEPIFQEQVDRCCQLLKSLLGIDLCTILYPSKGQTETAAQQLQQTYITQPALFVIEYALAQLWVSWGISPAAMIGHSIGEYVAACLAGVFSLEDALELVAARGRLMQQLPLGAMLSVPLSEEEIQPWLTQELTLAGINAPSLCVVSGSEEAIANLQTLLTQQGVECRRLHTSHAFHSHMMDSILEPFTKQVEKVNLNPPQIPFISNLTGTWITANEATNPSYWARHLRQTVRFATGIAELIKESEHILLEVGPGRTLSTFAKQQTNESMVFSSMRHPKDQQSDVAFLLNTLGRLWLAGVPVNWYGFYAAEHRHRLPLPTYPFERQRYWIEAQKTEDTSPRHIKLSKKPNIADWFYLPTWKQAKLLEPFQGTKFLKQKQCWLIFVDSCQLGSQIAQRLEQEGQEVITVTVGEEFAQLSKHAYAINPQKRDDYDALFQTLRTIDKIPQFIVHFWGVTANTQPQNQTLFEQTRSAISSFEKYQTLGFYSLLFIAQALSKQNVTNPLQLIVVTNNVHDAIGQEELIPEKGTVLGPCKVIPQEYPNITCRNIDIFTPELITFQEKQLINQLVAELAAQPSDLVVAYRGDRRWEQTFESAQLKEVEEATTRLRKGGVYLIAGDLVGSLGLVFAENLAQTVQAKLVLIGNIGLPQRNEWSQWLATHEEQDTISRHIKKILELEQLGVELLMIEADVANVEQMQAAIARAYEYFGQIHGVFYATPMSNEKSAFSIQEISRTESELQFNSKVYGLYVLEKVLQGKELDFYLLQSSLSSMLGGLGLVAYSAANLFIDAFVNKRNQTSSVPWFSVNWDAVKYEEKQEKDTALGATLAELAMTPKEAWNVSQRILSIGSASQFIVSPGDLQIRLNTWIKHEAPQNAGNSQDLNTGDSLSQHSRPKLQTTYVAPSNEIEKTIANIWQELLGVEQIGIHDNFFELGGHSLLAVQVTSRLREIFQVELPLQSILFDAPTVAGLAAVIAENEPKQEELQEIAALLQEVRNLSPEEIQQELVKDF from the coding sequence ATGAGTACTCCGGTAGCATTTAGTCGGAATGGTTTAGAAGTTGCTATTATTGGCATGGCAGGTCGTTTTCCAGGAGCCAAAAATATTGAGGAATTTTGGCAAAATTTACGAGATGGTGTAGAGTCAATAGTTTCTTTCACAGATGAAGAACTAATATCTTCAGGAATAGACCCTGACATGCTGAATGACCCTCAGTATGTAAGATCTGGAGCGCCATTAGAAGATGTAGAATTATTCGATGCTTCATTCTTTGGCTTCAATCCCAGAGAAGCAGAAATCATCGATCCCCAACAACGTCATTTCTTGGAGTGTGCTTGGCAAGCTCTGGAAAATGCTGGCTATGATTCTAAACAATACAAAGGTTTGGTTGGGGTTTATGCTGGCGCAGGTATGAACAGTTATGTGTTCAATCTTTATTCAAATCAAAATATTAAAAACTCTATTGATAATTATCAACTTTTCGTTGCAAGTGATAAAGATTTTCTAACCACACGGGTATCTTACAAATTAAATCTTGAGGGTCCTTCTATTGACATTCAAACGGCTTGTTCAACTTCATTAGTTGCTGTGCATTTAGCTTGTCGAAGTTTACTAAGTGGTGAATGTGATATTGCCTTGGCTGGTGGCGTTGCAATCAGTTCGTCACGGAAAACAGGATACTTATATCGAGAAGGGGGAATTTTATCCCCTGACGGACACTGCCGTACCTTTGATGCTAATGCACAAGGAACTGTTAGCGGTGAGGGTGTGGGCATTGTGGTTTTGAAGCGATTAGAAGAGGCAATTATCGATGGCGACTGTATTCATGCTGTCATCAAAGGTTCAGCTATCAATAACGATGGCGCTCTCAAAGTTAGCTACACGGCACCCCGTATAGATACTCAAGCTCATGTGATTAAAGCGGCTCAAGTTATCGCTGAGGTTGACCCCGAGACAATCACTTATGTTGAGGCACATGGAACTGGAACATCCTTGGGAGATCCTATTGAAATCGCTGCACTGACACAAGCATTTCATGCTAGTACCCAGAAGAAAAGTTTTTGTGCCATCGGTTCAGTCAAGACGAACATTGGACACCTAGATACTACAGCAGGCGTTGCAAGCTTAATCAAGACTGTTTTAGCCCTCGAACATAAGCAAATACCGCCTAGCTTGCACTTTGAGCAGTCCAATCCTCAGATTGATTTCGACAACAGCCCCTTCTACGTAAATACAGCACTTTCAGAGTGGAAAACCAACGGCACTCCCCGCCGTGCTGGAGTTAGTTCGTTTGGCATTGGTGGAACAAATGCCCATGTGATACTCGAAGAAGCGCCAGATGTTGAAACCTCCAGTCCTTCTCGCCCTTGGCAGTTGTTGCTGCTTTCTGCAAAAACTGACTCGGCACTGGAAACTGCAACGACAAATCTAATTACCCACCTCAAGCAGCATCCCGACTTAAACCTGGCTGATGTAGCATATACCCTTCAGGTCGGGCGTCGAGCATTTGACCATCGCCGAATGCTAGTATGCCAGAACTTTGACGATGCAGTGAAAGTCTTAGAGACAAAAGACTCACAACGAGTTTTCACTCACTTTCAGGAACCGTGCAATCGACAAGTTGTGTTTATGTTTCCCGGTCAAGGTGCCCAGTATGTAGAGATGGGTCGAGAATTATACGAAACTGAACCAATTTTCCAGGAACAGGTCGATCGCTGTTGTCAGTTACTCAAATCTCTTCTGGGCATTGATTTGTGTACTATTCTGTATCCTAGCAAAGGACAAACAGAAACAGCAGCACAGCAATTACAACAAACTTATATAACTCAGCCAGCGCTGTTTGTCATTGAGTATGCCTTGGCTCAGTTATGGGTGTCGTGGGGCATATCTCCTGCAGCAATGATTGGTCATAGCATAGGAGAGTATGTAGCAGCTTGCCTAGCGGGTGTATTCTCCTTAGAAGACGCTTTAGAACTGGTAGCTGCTCGTGGAAGACTAATGCAACAACTTCCATTAGGTGCTATGCTTTCCGTTCCACTTTCTGAGGAGGAAATACAACCTTGGCTGACTCAGGAACTCACTCTGGCTGGAATTAACGCACCATCTTTATGTGTTGTATCGGGTTCTGAAGAAGCGATCGCCAACTTGCAAACTCTTTTAACACAACAAGGTGTAGAATGCCGTCGATTGCATACTTCTCATGCCTTTCATTCCCACATGATGGATTCCATCCTGGAACCATTTACTAAGCAAGTTGAAAAAGTTAATTTAAATCCTCCTCAAATTCCTTTTATCTCTAACTTGACAGGAACCTGGATAACGGCTAACGAAGCAACTAATCCAAGCTACTGGGCAAGACATCTACGACAAACAGTACGCTTTGCTACAGGCATTGCTGAGTTAATAAAAGAATCAGAGCACATATTGCTGGAAGTTGGTCCTGGGCGGACGTTAAGTACTTTTGCAAAACAACAGACTAATGAATCGATGGTGTTTAGTTCAATGCGCCATCCAAAAGACCAACAGTCTGATGTGGCATTTTTACTCAACACCTTAGGACGACTTTGGCTAGCAGGAGTGCCAGTGAATTGGTATGGTTTTTATGCTGCAGAGCACCGTCATCGTCTTCCATTGCCAACTTATCCTTTTGAGCGCCAGCGTTATTGGATTGAAGCACAAAAAACAGAAGACACCAGTCCTCGTCACATCAAACTTAGCAAAAAACCAAATATTGCTGACTGGTTTTACCTTCCTACCTGGAAACAAGCCAAGTTACTTGAACCTTTTCAGGGGACAAAGTTTTTAAAGCAAAAGCAGTGCTGGCTAATTTTTGTTGACTCATGTCAATTGGGTTCTCAAATTGCTCAACGACTGGAGCAAGAAGGTCAAGAAGTCATTACTGTAACGGTGGGAGAAGAATTTGCTCAATTGAGTAAGCATGCCTACGCAATTAATCCCCAAAAACGGGATGACTATGATGCCCTGTTCCAAACACTGCGTACAATAGATAAAATTCCACAATTTATTGTTCATTTTTGGGGCGTCACAGCAAACACTCAACCCCAAAATCAAACACTGTTTGAACAAACACGATCGGCAATTTCCAGCTTTGAAAAATATCAAACTCTTGGTTTTTACAGTTTACTTTTTATAGCACAAGCACTTAGCAAACAAAATGTGACAAACCCTCTCCAACTGATAGTCGTGACTAACAACGTTCACGATGCGATCGGACAAGAGGAGTTGATTCCAGAAAAAGGGACTGTATTAGGACCGTGTAAGGTAATTCCACAAGAGTACCCAAATATTACCTGTCGTAACATCGATATCTTTACTCCTGAATTAATAACTTTCCAAGAAAAACAACTTATAAACCAACTCGTGGCAGAACTAGCAGCACAGCCATCGGACTTGGTTGTTGCTTACCGTGGCGATCGCAGATGGGAACAAACTTTTGAATCTGCACAATTGAAAGAAGTTGAAGAAGCAACAACTAGACTAAGGAAAGGAGGCGTTTACCTTATCGCAGGCGATCTTGTGGGAAGTCTTGGCTTAGTGTTCGCAGAGAATTTAGCTCAGACAGTGCAAGCTAAGCTGGTCTTGATTGGGAATATAGGGCTTCCCCAGAGAAATGAATGGTCTCAATGGCTTGCAACTCATGAAGAGCAAGACACCATCAGTCGCCACATCAAAAAAATACTTGAATTAGAACAGTTAGGTGTAGAGTTGCTCATGATAGAAGCTGATGTTGCAAATGTTGAACAAATGCAAGCAGCAATCGCTCGGGCATATGAGTACTTTGGTCAGATTCATGGGGTGTTCTATGCAACACCAATGAGTAACGAAAAGTCAGCTTTCTCTATTCAAGAGATTAGTCGAACTGAAAGTGAATTGCAATTCAACTCAAAAGTTTACGGACTCTATGTCCTAGAAAAAGTTTTGCAAGGTAAAGAGCTTGATTTTTATTTGTTGCAATCTTCATTATCATCTATGCTAGGAGGACTCGGACTTGTTGCTTATTCAGCAGCCAATCTCTTCATTGATGCCTTTGTAAACAAACGCAATCAAACAAGCTCCGTTCCCTGGTTCAGTGTGAACTGGGATGCTGTAAAATACGAAGAGAAGCAAGAAAAAGATACTGCCTTGGGAGCAACTTTAGCTGAATTAGCAATGACACCCAAAGAAGCATGGAATGTTTCTCAGCGTATTTTATCAATAGGTTCAGCAAGTCAATTTATTGTTTCGCCAGGAGATTTACAAATTAGGCTCAACACGTGGATAAAGCATGAAGCTCCACAAAACGCAGGTAATTCTCAAGATTTAAACACAGGAGATTCTCTCTCACAGCACTCAAGACCAAAACTGCAAACTACTTATGTAGCTCCTAGCAATGAAATTGAGAAAACAATAGCAAACATCTGGCAAGAACTTCTTGGCGTTGAACAAATTGGCATTCACGATAACTTTTTTGAGTTAGGAGGACACTCCTTACTGGCTGTTCAAGTAACTTCACGCCTGCGAGAAATTTTTCAAGTAGAATTGCCTCTACAAAGCATTCTTTTTGATGCTCCCACCGTGGCTGGACTTGCTGCTGTCATCGCTGAAAATGAACCCAAACAAGAAGAACTTCAAGAAATTGCGGCTTTATTACAAGAGGTAAGAAACCTTTCACCAGAAGAGATTCAACAAGAGCTTGTTAAAGACTTTTAG